In candidate division WOR-3 bacterium, a genomic segment contains:
- a CDS encoding TRAM domain-containing protein codes for MLFKKEKVFVIDPFTIFDGRICDFLALGLVSGKFLAIEPQWEEKEDWMQKKAKENLERLKKTLGKNLSVVKGIKTNEEIIRLVKERKSCLLTADEELGADKNIPVVTIQRIFDCLKPAYLPGSLINVKIVKKGKDADEGIGYLEGGIKVIVDGGAKFIGREIEVSVLGSLNTLIGKVIFGKPKYSEVK; via the coding sequence ATGCTTTTTAAGAAGGAGAAGGTCTTTGTTATTGACCCATTCACCATTTTTGATGGGCGCATCTGTGACTTTTTGGCACTGGGGTTGGTCTCGGGAAAATTTCTGGCAATTGAACCCCAGTGGGAAGAGAAAGAAGACTGGATGCAAAAAAAGGCGAAGGAGAACTTAGAGCGATTGAAGAAGACCTTGGGCAAGAACCTGAGCGTAGTCAAAGGAATAAAGACCAACGAAGAGATTATCAGATTGGTAAAGGAGAGGAAATCCTGTCTTTTAACCGCCGATGAAGAATTGGGAGCAGATAAGAATATTCCCGTGGTTACTATCCAGAGGATCTTTGATTGCCTAAAGCCGGCTTACCTTCCTGGTTCTCTAATCAATGTGAAAATTGTAAAAAAAGGAAAGGATGCCGATGAGGGGATTGGCTATTTAGAAGGTGGAATAAAGGTAATCGTTGACGGGGGGGCAAAATTTATTGGCCGGGAAATTGAAGTCTCGGTTTTAGGCTCTTTAAATACCTTAATCGGCAAAGTGATCTTCGGCAAGCCAAAATATAGCGAGGTAAAATAA